The genomic segment ACCCTGACATAAACAAGCTTTTCTTTGGTAGCCTGGGTGTTTCCACATAATATCATTATATAGTAACAGTTGCAATAATGAGGGAAAATagaaataatttaatttatccCACGCCAGTGTTCGGTTTCATGGTGCCTGATGTGGGGTGGGATTGACTCTGTGGGTCACCATACAGTcagtgtgatcagaaggttgtttgtttaaattccacGACTGGCACAGAAATGTCTTGCtgggcctctctctctctgctgggtctctctctctgctgggtctctctctctctgctgggtctctctctctctctctctctgctgggtctctctctctctctctctctctctctctctgctgggtctctctctctctctctctctctctctctctgctgggtctctctctctctctctctctgctgggtctctcgctctctctctctctctgctgggtctctctctctctctctctgctgggtctctctctctctctctgctgggtctctctctctctctctctctctgctgggtctctctctctctctctctctctgctgggtctctctctctctctctctgctgggtctctctctgctgggtctctctctttctctctctctctgctgggcccctctctctctctctctctctccgctggGCCCCTCTTGCTCCAGGGGCCGGCCGGCCCTAAACgtcatgttgctttggataaaagcctcTGCTAATCAAATACATGCATCATAAAATGTCCTCCACACATGAACTGAGATTTTAACCATGTTTTTTTTGGTTTGCACTTCTGTGTGGCCTTTCAGGATCTCTTTTAAAATAAGCCCATAATGCTTTGCGCTTAACATTAACAGCCATTAACAGCCATAAGACACACATCACTGACATTTCAAAGCATCTGATTCCTAACTACATTCAAATAACACTAATCACTCTAATATTCAAGTATGAATTCAATTGTAATTATGCCTACAGAGCTGTAAGTCTCTGGCTTGCCGTCccttgagtggggggggggggggggggcccaatGGAGCGGCCATGGACAGGCTGGTCCACTTCTCCAGTTCACCTGCCGTGTTTCATAGCTTCTCGCTTCGACACATACTGCGTCCTCTGCACGACCGCAGGCTCCCACTCTACTCTGAAAGCCCCTTCCTGTCTCTGCGTGTGCAGTGGACAGCTTTGGGGAGGACGACGACCTCACCACGTCGTCAGACAGCGGCGACGAGGTCATGAAGCAGTTTGAGATCTCGGTGCCGCGCTCCCAGAGTTCACAAACGGGTTTGACTGAGACCTGTCCTGCGGCCGCTGTCGAAGCGTGTCCCACAGATTCTCGCCCGCCAGCCGAGCAGAGACGGGGTGGCAGAGAATCCTCCGACAGCAGAGGTACGCCCACAGGAAGCCTGCTGCCCTGCCTCTAGGCATTAGGCCAGGTAGAGGAGGAGCCTTTGTTAGGCTGCGCTGCTGATGAGCTCAGCCTGTGCTGCTGATGAGCTCAGCCTGTGCTGCTGATGAGCTCAGCCTGTGCTCCTCAGCCTGTGCTCTTCCTCAGCACAGGTGACCATGTGCTGATTTACCAGCCTTTTTATAAAGTTACAGCAAGCCATGCAGCAGTATCAACAGTAGACCTCAAACAGGTCATCGGGTCTGACCgttgagattttttttcctacttgatattattgcaaaaatacttacaaatgttttttatttataggaaaaaaaattgtatacctgtttggatacttaagttATTCAGCTTTTACAAACAGAGTAAATGTGAGGTAGTTTTGGGGAGGTTAAACATAGCGTGCATATAAAGAAAGTGTAAAGTTGGCATATACAGTGTAAAATAGGTGGTATGTGTTTAATAGCTACTACATACTGTATAAGGGTCTATTTCTGTGTGTTCAGGATACAGGATGGGAGCTGATTAATCCTTCACATGGACAGTGAGCCATGAGGTGTTATGTCTTTCTGATCCTGCAGAGGGCGCCAGAGGCAGACCGAGACCCCCAGATGGAGAATCCTGCCCAGACAATGAACAGGGCCCCCTGTGGGCACAGGATCCTGTTGAGGGGCTGGAACTGGAGGTACGTCGAACCTCGGTGAGGAACCCGGAGAGCGGACCTGAATGGCGAGCCTCAGAGGTCGGTCTGGAGATGGAGACGGCTGTGGACAACCTAGGCTACGATCACCGGGAGGTTCCTCAGAGTGCCTACATTTGGAATGAGGTACAGCAATCATGATGCATGATTTTACATTGGGTTTGTCCAAAATTGAATACGTGGTTGCTATGTAGTAGGCAAATGACAAATTACGTTTTGCGAAATTCCTAGGTGTGCACCCATTGGATGCTATGCTATGCCAAAGTTCTTGGAGAAGGAAGAGCCGTCTCTGTAGAAATTTAAGTAGAAAACAATAGCCAGTTACATATGTTGAGTCAAACgcgtattttattttgtaattttttacttttttgcgtAGGCTAAGCTACTTCCGGGTCAGATAAGACGCGAGACAGCGACCGCTGTGTCCGAATGCATTCATACTGTTTTCATGTATACATGCAGTACTTGCTACATTAACAGTTGAGTAGTAGGCTTCTATTGAAATTCAGTACCTACTGGTTAAGTATGTGATTTCAGACAAACCCATTGCTTTTGGTTGACGCCATGTTTACAAGGGCCGCTCACAAACGGCGGGTTGCTGTCCTTCAGAGGCATGATGTCCAGAGGCTGCGGTACAAGCCGCCACACGTCCAGCGACCCGTCTCTGCCTGCGGTGATGTCATCACGCTGCTGGAGTATAAAGGGCGAGCGCAGAGGCTGCTGGTGACGGTGATGGAGGTGCAAGGTGTGGAGAACCTGGAGGCCGAGGCCTGGCTGCTACGCCTGGTCCTGCTGCCGAGCCGCCGGAGGCGTCACAAGACCGGTGCCCAGCGGGGGCCGATACCCTGCTTCGGGGAGACCTTCCGCTTCTCACACGTGGAGCCCACAGAGCTGGAGCGCTCCGCCCTGCGCCTCCGTTTGTACGCCGTGGGCGGGGCGGCCCGGGAGCGCCTGGTCGGCCAGGGGCTTATGCACCTCTGTGGACTCAAACTGGAAGGGAAGATGGAGGTGTCCCTCACACTGGAGGCCCGCAGCCACatggaggtcagaggtcatctGGCGTAACAGCTGGTATAACAAGACTTAGCAAATAGTGACTTCTGGTTTACGTGACACACATTACACACCGAATATATGGACTGGACACAGCCATTAAAGGGGGTGTGGCTAATATAATGTGGGATGGAGGCTAATTTCAGGGGGTGTGGCTAATATAATGTGGGATGGAGGCTAATTTCAGGGGGTGTGGCTAATATAATGTGGGATGGAGGCTAATTTCAGGGGGTGGGGCTAATATAATGTGGGATGGAGGCTAATTTCAGGGGGTGTGGCTAATATAATGTGGGATGGAGGCTAATTTCAGGGGGTGGGGCTACACAGTCACCGTAGCACTAAAGGCTCATGGCTGACAGCGGAAGGCATAGAGGTTACGAAAGATTCGTATGAGTGGCAGCAAAACTGCTCTAACTGTAAGCTCCTTTTCCTCAGAGCGTGCCGACCAGGCAGAGCCCATCGGCTGCCTCCCAGAGCGACAGCGCCTCGTCCTCCCAGTCCCTCTCCCACAACGCGGAGCCCGAGCTGCTCCTGGGACTGGCTTATAATGCAGTGACTGGCCGCCTCTCTGTGGAGCTCATCAAGGGAAGCCACTTTGGCAGTCTGGGCATCAACAGGCCCCCTGGTGAGGCAATGCCGTGTCTATACACATACTCTTAAGTATACACTCTGAGGTACACCCTTCTAAGTATATACTCTCAAATGTGCACTGTTAAGTATACACTATCAAGTGTACTATTTTATGTATACACTATCAAGTATACCATTTTTACATCATCATCTTTCCCGACCTTCTGCTGGATAAATTGTAGCAGCTCAATGTCCCTCCATATGTCTCCTACTGGATCCACAACTTTTTTGTCCAACAGAATACAGTATGTCAGGGTTGACGACCACAATTCTGACGCCCTCTTCCTCAGAGcctgtgctctctctctcatgcTCTGTTCCCTCTTCACCAATGACTGCACTTCTGACAGTGACTCTGTTAAGCTTTTTAAGTTTGCAGGTGACACCACCCTGATCGCTTTCATCTCGAATAGTGACAAGTCCACATACCAGGAAGTAATATGGCTGATGTCATTGTGTGGAGCTAAACGCACGCAGAACTGTGGAGCTTATTATTGACGTCAGGAAGAAACTTGCCTCATTGCCTTCGCTGGAAATGCACGGCTCCTCTGTCCGCAGAGGAGTGTCTCACAAATTCTAGGGCACTATCATTCTCAGACAGGATCTCAGATAGGACAGACACAGTACTGCAGTTATGAGGAAGGCCTGTCAGCACTTGTTTTTCCTGCAACAACTCAAGAAATTTGGCCTGTGCCAAGCACTGCTGATCCAGTTCTACACTGCCATTACAGAGTCCATCACCACATCCTCCATTACCGTCTGGTGTGGTGCTGTATTATCACACATCACGCTAACGCTGCAGTAAATGCTGCCATATGAGGTTAAAATCATTGGCTGTTGGCACTACGCTGCCGAAGACCTCTACTCATGCAGGAGGAAGGAGAGGGCAGGCAGAATCATGGTTTGCCTCTCCTGCTCTGGTGGCCTCCGATCGCAGCGGAGACCCAGAGCAGGAACCCTAAGGACTTGGACCAACACCTCCACAGCTTCTTCCCTCAGGCCATGATCAATCTAAAGAAGGTCCCTCCGGTTTAAATTGCTGCACAAGCTCTTTATTATGTACATGGTAATGCTCTCAGCGGCTTCCCATGCCATCCCATGCCATAATCCTTCCGTGCTAGAACCTTTACCAGTTCCACCATTCCAGCCAGTACACATATGCACAGTTGCACATTAAGTTGCTTTATACTCGCAGTTAGCTTGTGTACGGTCTGTCAATGTTGTTTTTCTCGAGTATGTGTCATATCCATTAGATCTCTGTGTTGACACCTGCACCAAGAGGAATTCCTTGTACTCTTGGTACTTGgtgaataatacagatttggaTTCTGATTATGTAAACACTTCTaagcagggacacacacacaaataaaggCATGCCTCCACATACATGCATGCAAAGGTACACAGACGTGCATGTGAACATGCTACATGCATTTGCAAACATGCAAGTAAAAGAATAGATGGAGTCATAAGTACACAGGTATATGGATGTGGGTTATAAGCAGATATATACCCAGGGTTATAAGCAGATATATACCCAGACACAAACCTACTTATGAAAAAATATAGTTGGGCCTCTGAATCTGGCTTATttacctcccccctccccatctttgccccccccccccccccacacacagatacCTATGGCAAACTGACGCTGCTAGACACTGTGGGCCAGGAACTCTCCCGCTGTAAGACCTCCCTCCGCCGGGGCCAGCCGCACCCTGTCTATAAGGAGACCTTCGTCTTCCAGGTGGCACTCTTCCAGCTTTCCGACGTCACGCTGCTGGTCTCCATCTATAGCCGGCGCAGCATCAAGCGAAAGGAGCTGCTGGGCTGGGTGTCGCTGGGGCACAATGCCAGCGGCCGGGAGGAGTGGCTGCACTGGCAGGACATGCGGCAgtcgcaggggcagcaggtGTGCCGCTGGCATGGCCTGCAGGAGGCGTAGTGGGGCCACACACCCCCTCCCAGCCAGGGCTCACAGAAGACGTACGATGATTCTCCCAGCCTCTCGGTCTGCTCCGTATTGGACCAATCTCACATATGACTGCATCCCAATTGGCTACACCAATGTCTCGACACCCAGAGCCAGCACTAGGGGGCAGTGTAACCCAGGGTTCAAGACGGACCATTCAGTATGCTGGGTTGTCATCAATCGCTGTGCAAGATAGACGGACTGGCTGTCAGGAACAAGtaacaagacatttttcagtcatGTTCTGACTTCATTGACTGTGTGGCACGATGGCCCGGGGATTGTGGGTAGGTGGATCGGGCACAGGAGACGAGCTGCTGTATGAGTGAATAAAACCAAGGACCTCAGTTTACTCCATGTTCTGCTTTTCTCATACAGATTCACACAGTTAAGGGACAGTTTTTGTCTAACATTAGTAATCAAACTACTCATGTGTAACGTTGGGCACTGGGGGGGATTGGAGTGCACAGCTGCTAGATGAATGACATGAAATGCACTTGGCGCATCAGGAAACTCGCATATAAGCAAGTGCATGGTCAACACCAAGAAAGTCATTTATGCCGAATGGAAGATGGAAAGGTGGCTCTAACTTGCGCTGCTTCGCAGTTTTTCTGATGCCGTCTTCTGCCTGGGGGGCCTGTGCACCTGCGCTCATGGGGTTTCTGTGGGACCTCGGAAGCACAGCAGGCGTTCTCAGGCACTGCGTCTGCGTCTGCATGGCAAAATACGTTTGTGCTCACTAATGCATATTTCTGTagaaatggaggaggaggaagttTCCCAGAAGCCTCCTGCCCCCCGTCGCATGTAGGGGCCTCGATCGTGCCCGTGCCATGCGTACGAAGAGGTGCACCATGGGAATTAGCTGCCGCGTGGACAGCATGGCCCCTGGCAGCTCGAATGTCTTCTGCAGATACTTCCTGCTGTATCAGTAAATCGACCCATGAATTCTGCTGATGCCTTCTGTTCCATTTATCTGATCTGATGATCTGTGTCCTGTTTGCTCCGGTGCTCTTCACATGTTTTATGTAGATATTCTTTATTTGGAATTGCAGTTTAACACTGTCTTCCTGTAGTTCCAAGGAAATCGTTTGATCTTATCGGATAAGCAGGACCAAATGGGAAGGAGTGCTTCCTCGCTGTGGGTCACCTTCCATAGCTACCGATCCACGCATGTTCATGCTCCTAACCGAGGGAAAATGTCAAGGAGCACAGAACAGAAGATGCCAGGTCCAGCGTGTCCGAGTGCCTA from the Brienomyrus brachyistius isolate T26 chromosome 19, BBRACH_0.4, whole genome shotgun sequence genome contains:
- the LOC125714324 gene encoding synaptotagmin-16-like → MYCVCVVGGGGCVCPLIQALFSSSVTPEAIGFLSAVGVFVVLLAVLLLFINRKLCFSRVGGLPCLEQHSKQRRGQKKGGVHLGLVDSFGEDDDLTTSSDSGDEVMKQFEISVPRSQSSQTGLTETCPAAAVEACPTDSRPPAEQRRGGRESSDSREGARGRPRPPDGESCPDNEQGPLWAQDPVEGLELEVRRTSVRNPESGPEWRASEVGLEMETAVDNLGYDHREVPQSAYIWNERHDVQRLRYKPPHVQRPVSACGDVITLLEYKGRAQRLLVTVMEVQGVENLEAEAWLLRLVLLPSRRRRHKTGAQRGPIPCFGETFRFSHVEPTELERSALRLRLYAVGGAARERLVGQGLMHLCGLKLEGKMEVSLTLEARSHMESVPTRQSPSAASQSDSASSSQSLSHNAEPELLLGLAYNAVTGRLSVELIKGSHFGSLGINRPPDTYGKLTLLDTVGQELSRCKTSLRRGQPHPVYKETFVFQVALFQLSDVTLLVSIYSRRSIKRKELLGWVSLGHNASGREEWLHWQDMRQSQGQQVCRWHGLQEA